The genomic window GATCCTCGACGAGCCGACCAACGGGCTCGACCCCCAGGGCGTTGTTGAAATGCGGTCCCTGATCCGCCGGCTCGGCAGCGGGAATCGGACGGTCATGCTCTCCAGCCACCTGCTGAACGAGGTCCAGCAGATCAGTGACCGCGTCGCGATCATCCGCAAGGGCAAGCTGGTCGCCCAGGGCACGGTCCACGAATTGCGCGGCGAGTCCGCGATCGTCGTCAGGGTGACCCCGGTCGATGCCGCTCGTCGGCAGCTGGACCGGATGCTTGGCGCCTCGGCGGTGACGGCCGTCGATGGCACGCTTCGGCTCTCGGTGAACCCGGACCGGGCCGCCGATATCAACGATGCGCTCGTCGGTGCCGGGATCAGAGTCAGCGAGTTGCGCGCGGTCGAACGGACTCTCGAGGAAGTTTTCCTGACGCTCACAGGAGAAACAGCATGATCAACAGTTTCAAAGCGGAATGGCGTAAGTTGCGGCAACGGCCGGCGGTCTGGGTGCTCGGCGGCATCATGCTGGCTGCGCTCTTGCTGTTCGGCTACGCGTTCAACTGGATCCAACTTTCTTTTCCCTCGAAGAACTTTCATGGCGAGGGAGGCCTGACCATCGCCCAACTGAAGACGGCGCTCTACCCGATCGACTTCGTCAAGAATTCGCTGGAGGGCGTCGGCATTGTTGGCAGCATCCTCACGTTGATTCTGGGCGCGCTCGTGGTCGGTAGTGAGTTTGGCTGGGGCACGGTGAAGACGGTCTACACACAGCGGCCTGGTCGGCTACAGGCGCTGGCCGGACAGGTGGGCGTCGTCAGCGTGATCGCCGCCATCTTTACGGTCGCGTTCTATGCAGTGGCCGCGCTTGCCAGCCTCGGCATCGCGCTCGGTGATCACGTGGCGATCACCTGGCCGGCCGCGATCGACATCCTCAAGGCACTGGGCGCGACCTGGCTGATCTTCGAGTCCTGGAGCCTGTTCGGCATGGCGCTCGCCTTTCTCTTCCGTCAGTCCGCGATGGCGATCGGCATCGGGCTCGCCTACGTGTTGGCCATCGAGGGCATCCTCTTCCGGCTGCTGGGCGGCTTCGACGCCGGCTGGGTGACGACGGTCGAGAAGTTCTTCCTTGGCCAGAACGCGTCGGCATTGATCAAGTCGTTCGGCCAGCCCTTCCCGAGCCCTGGAGCTGCGGCACCGATTGTTACCGCAGGTGTCGCGGTACTCGTCCTGGCTGTCTACGCGCTCGTCTTTACGGGCGTGAGCTCGCTGATCGTGCGCACTCGCGACGTCACATAAGGTCCCCCCTCCCGAGAGGAGCGCGTTTCCCCCGCGCTCCTCTTTTTTCTTTCCGTCCCTCAGGAGCAGTCAGCTTCGGTAGATAAGCAGCGGCACGAGCTGCTCGGCCGCCGTCAACGATCCGTGATGGCCGTTCAAGCGGGCCTGCGCCGGGTCGATCTCGCGCTGAACGATTCCCACCTGGCCATAGGCCGCCGCCACGATGTCCCCCATCCGGCCGCTGGCACGGTCGCTGACCCGCGGGCCGAAGATGCCGGTCGCAACCGCTTCCTCGCGTGTCCAGACCCACATCCGGTCGCCCAGCCTGGATCGCCAGGCGTTGAGCACGTCATTTGTGGCGCCCGGTACCGTGCCGACGTAGCGCGCCCGTGCCTCGCCACCCAGGATTCGGACGCCGAGCGA from Candidatus Dormiibacterota bacterium includes these protein-coding regions:
- a CDS encoding ABC transporter permease; the encoded protein is MINSFKAEWRKLRQRPAVWVLGGIMLAALLLFGYAFNWIQLSFPSKNFHGEGGLTIAQLKTALYPIDFVKNSLEGVGIVGSILTLILGALVVGSEFGWGTVKTVYTQRPGRLQALAGQVGVVSVIAAIFTVAFYAVAALASLGIALGDHVAITWPAAIDILKALGATWLIFESWSLFGMALAFLFRQSAMAIGIGLAYVLAIEGILFRLLGGFDAGWVTTVEKFFLGQNASALIKSFGQPFPSPGAAAPIVTAGVAVLVLAVYALVFTGVSSLIVRTRDVT